The Ignicoccus hospitalis KIN4/I genome includes the window GTAGTCACTGGAGACTTCGTCGAAGTAGAGGGTCCTAAGGGCAGCATAGTACTCCAAGTCTGGCCCGCCTACCCCCAAGACGAAGATAAGGACATAATCAGGATGGACGGCTACGCGAGGAACCAGATAGGCGTCAGCGTGGGAGATTACGTGACCGTAAGGAAGACTAAGGTAGAAGAAGCTACCAGAGTGGTGTTGGCCCCCACCGAGCCCTTGGAGTTCGGCCCCGACTTCGTCGACTACGTAAAGAGGATATTAATGGGCAAGCCCCTAATGAGGGGAGAGAAGGTACAGATACCGTTCTTCGGGAGCACCATAGAACTGATAGTCACCGCCACCCAGCCCAGCCCGAGAGTTTACGTAACTGACAAAACCGAGATCGAGATAAGCAAGAAGCCGGTCAAGGAGGAAGCCGTCAGGGGCGTGCCTAAGGTAACTTGGGAGGACATAGGCGACCTCGAGGAGGCTAAGGAAAGGCTGAGGGAGATAGTCGAGCTGCCCATGAAACACCCGGAGATCTTCAGGCATTTGGGCATCGAGCCCCCGAAGGGAGTGCTCCTCTACGGTCCCCCCGGCACCGGTAAGACCATGTTGGCCAAGGCCCTAGCCAACGAGATAGGCGCATACTTCATAGCGATAAATGGACCAGAAATAATGAGCAAGTACTACGGCGAGAGCGAGCAGAGGCTTAGGGAGATCTTCGAGGAGGCGCGCAAGAACGCTCCGAGCATAATATTCATAGACGAGATAGACGCAATTGCCCCCAAGAGGGAGGAGGTAACCGGAGAGGTCGAGAAGAGGGTCGTCGCTCAGTTGTTGACCTTGATGGACGGCCTCCAAGAGAGGGGCAGGGTTGTGGTAATAGGTGCGACCAACAGGCCGGACGCCATAGACCCCGCCCTCAGGAGGCCCGGGAGGTTTGATAGAGAAATAGAGATCCCGCCGCCGGACAAGAGGGCTAGGAAGGCCATCTTAGAAGTTCACACGAGGAACGTCCCCCTGGCCGAGGACGTAGATCTAGACCGGATAGCGGAGATGACCCACGGTTACACCGGAGCGGACTTGGCGGCGTTAGTAAAAGAGGCCGCAATGAACGCGCTGAGGAGGTTCTTCAAAGAGAAAGGAATAGACTTGACCAAGGTTGAGAAGGTGCCGGCGAGCGAACTGGAGAAGCTGAAGGTGACCTTCCGCGACTTCCTCGCCGCCATGAAGGTTGTGCAACCGACGCTCATGAGAGAGGTTTACATAGAGGTGCCAGAGGTACACTGGGAAGACATAGGCGGCCTCGAGGACGTGAAGCAACAGCTGAAGGAGGCCGTCGTCTGGCCGCTGAAGCACCCCGAGTTCTTCACCGAGATGGGCATAGAGCCGCCGAAGGGGATACTCCTCTTCGGTCCTCCCGGCACCGGTAAGACCTTGCTCGCCAAGGCGGCTGCCACGGAGAGCCAAGCGAACTTCATAGCGGTCAGGGGACCGGAGATCTTGAGCAAGTGGGTAGGCGAGAGCGAGAAGGCGATAAGGGAGATCTTCCGCAAGGCCAGGCAAGCGGCCCCGACCATAGTGTTCTTCGACGAGATAGACAGCATCGCGGCCAGGAGGGGCAAAGACGTAAGCGGCGTGATAGACAGAATAGTCAACCAGCTGCTAACCGAGATGGACGGCATAGAGCCGCTCCAGAGGGTTACGGTAATAGCCGCGACCAACAGGCCAGACCTCTTGGACCCTGCGCTGCTGAGGCCCGGGAGGTTCGACAGGCTGATCTACGTCCCGCCGCCAGATAAGAAGGCGAGGTTGGAGATATTCAAGGTCCACACCAGAAGGATGCCGCTGGCGGACGACGTGGACTTGGAGAAGTTGGCGGACATGACCCAAGGCTACACTGGCGCCGACATAGCGGCGCTCTGCAGGGAAGCGGCGTTGATCGCCTTAAGGGAGAACATGAAGCCGGTCCCAGTAACCATGAAGCACTTCGAGAGGGCGATGAAGGCGGTAAGGCCAAGCTTGAAGAGAGAAGACATACTGAGGTACGAGAGGTTGGCAGAAGAGGTGAAGAGGAGCGCTATCTAAGCTCCTCTTTTACAAGGCGGATTGTTGGGATCATCTACCTTTATTTTCAGCTTCAAGCACATTTTGGTCAACTCCGAGTAGAATATGCACTCGTGGCACGTCCGGGCCTCCTCAGGTTTCTTAAAACCTCCGGCGGGCGGTGGCGCCTCTTCCCTAACTGGCTCTCGACGCGGGGGCGCTTCTTCTGCTTCCTTCCTCGTCTCAGCGACCTCGGCCTTCTCCTCCTTCGCTCCCGCGTACTGCCGATATATCGGACACTTCTGATAGTGGTCGGAAGTACAAGGGTACTTGAGCGGCGACACCTTCTTGTTTATTAGCTTACAGAAGACGGCGAAACCCTTCTTTTCGCCATAAGGACACTTGACCGTCAACTTCGGGCCCATTAGGTATCCTTTAGCACAAATTATAAAGAGAACAGTAAGTACCGTTGAGCCTATTAACTAAAAAGTCCAGGGACGCGTGGGCTTACAACGGCGCGGAAGATTGTTAAGAGCTGACGTAGTGTCGACGATATTAGAACGGTTGAGGAAGGCCGGTTATCACATAGTCGGCTCGCACAGCGCAGTAAAGAAGTGCCACTGGACTCACGTAGCCTTGACCGAGAGGAGGTTCTGTTATAAGTGTAAGTTCTACGGCATCGCTTCCCATCGCTGTCTACAAATGACCCCGGCCGTCATATGGTGCTGGCTCCGCTGCTTGCACTGCTGGAGGGCCGAGCCCGGAGACTTGGGCCTCCAGTGGGACGACACCAAGCTCCCCACAGTGGACGACCCGGCCTTCATAGCTGAGAAGAGCATCGAGGAGCAGAGGAAGATAATCAGCGGCTACAAGGGCCATCCCAAGGTAGATCC containing:
- a CDS encoding CDC48 family AAA ATPase, encoding MAKELRLRVAEAKQRDVGRKIARISRKNMRELDVVTGDFVEVEGPKGSIVLQVWPAYPQDEDKDIIRMDGYARNQIGVSVGDYVTVRKTKVEEATRVVLAPTEPLEFGPDFVDYVKRILMGKPLMRGEKVQIPFFGSTIELIVTATQPSPRVYVTDKTEIEISKKPVKEEAVRGVPKVTWEDIGDLEEAKERLREIVELPMKHPEIFRHLGIEPPKGVLLYGPPGTGKTMLAKALANEIGAYFIAINGPEIMSKYYGESEQRLREIFEEARKNAPSIIFIDEIDAIAPKREEVTGEVEKRVVAQLLTLMDGLQERGRVVVIGATNRPDAIDPALRRPGRFDREIEIPPPDKRARKAILEVHTRNVPLAEDVDLDRIAEMTHGYTGADLAALVKEAAMNALRRFFKEKGIDLTKVEKVPASELEKLKVTFRDFLAAMKVVQPTLMREVYIEVPEVHWEDIGGLEDVKQQLKEAVVWPLKHPEFFTEMGIEPPKGILLFGPPGTGKTLLAKAAATESQANFIAVRGPEILSKWVGESEKAIREIFRKARQAAPTIVFFDEIDSIAARRGKDVSGVIDRIVNQLLTEMDGIEPLQRVTVIAATNRPDLLDPALLRPGRFDRLIYVPPPDKKARLEIFKVHTRRMPLADDVDLEKLADMTQGYTGADIAALCREAALIALRENMKPVPVTMKHFERAMKAVRPSLKREDILRYERLAEEVKRSAI